The genome window GTTATTGCCGTTTCCGACGGAAATCGTGCATGAACTCCGCCAGCGCGGCGCATGCCTCGTACGGCACGGCGTTGTACGTCGACGCGCGGCAGCCGCCGACGCTGCGATGCCCCTTCAGCCCGACGAAGCCGGCCGCGTCCGCCGCCTTCAAGAACGCCTTCTCGTCGTCCTCGTTCGACAGGCGGAACGTAATGTTCATGCGCGAGCGGTACGGCGCGTCCGCGTGACCGCGGTAGAAGCCTTCGCTCTCGTCGATCGCCTGGTAGATGAGGTTCGTCTTCTCCACGTTGCGGCGTTCGATGCCCGCGAGTCCGCCCTCGGATTCGATCCACCGAAGCACGAGATTCATGATATAGACGGAGAAGGACGGCGGCGTATTGTACAACGAATTGTTCGCCGCATGCGTGTCGTAACGCAGCATCGTCGCGAGATGCTCCGGCGACTTGTCGACGAGCTCGTCCTTCGCGATCACGACGGTAACGCCGGACGGGCCGAGATTTTTCTGCGCGCCCGCATAGATGAGCGAGAACTTCGACACGTCGAGCGGACGGCTCAAGATATCGCTGGACATATCCGCGATGAGCGGCACCTCGCCGGTTTCCGGGAACGCGTCGAACTGCACGCCCTCGATCGTCTCGTTCGAGGTGACGTGGAGGTACGCGGTATTGTCCGGCAGCGCCGACTTCGACAAATCCGGCACGCTCTTGAAGCCGCTCTCCTTGGAGGATGCTATCGTCACGGCGTCGCCGAACAGCTTCGCTTCCTTATAAGCTTTCGTGCTCCACGCGCCGTGGACGACGAACGCCGCCGTCTTGCCCGCCGGCAGCAAATTCATCGGCACCATCGCGAACTGCGTGCTCGCGCCGCCCTGCAGGAACAAAACCTTATAGCCGTCCGGGATGCCGAACAACGTGCGGAACAAGCCTTGCGTCTCGTTGTTCAGCCGCTCGTAGTTTTCGCTGCGGTGCGACATCTCCATGACGGACATGCCCGTTCCCTCGAAATTCGTCATCTGTTCGGCGGCCGTCTGCAGCACCGACAGCGGCAGCGCCGCCGGCCCCGCGTTAAAGTTGTATGCTCTCTTCGTCACCCGTCCCACTCCATTTCCCGATTTCGATTTCACCTATCATAGCAAGGACGTACCGCGGGTTCAAGAGAAATATCCCATGATGATGCCCGCCGTCTCCTCGATCGCTTTATCCGACACGTCGATGATGCGGCAGCCGATGCGATGCATGACCGACTCCGCGTAATCGAGCTCGCGGACGATGCGCTCCATCGCCGCGTACGACGCTCCTTCGGGCAGACCGACGGCTCTCAGCCGTTCCGTCCGGATCTTGTGGATCGCTTCCGCGTTCATCGTCAATCCGAAGACGCGCTCCGGATCGAGCGACAGCAGCTCCTCCGGCAGCCGCACCTCCGGCACGAGCGGCCAGT of Paenibacillus antri contains these proteins:
- the serC gene encoding 3-phosphoserine/phosphohydroxythreonine transaminase, giving the protein MTKRAYNFNAGPAALPLSVLQTAAEQMTNFEGTGMSVMEMSHRSENYERLNNETQGLFRTLFGIPDGYKVLFLQGGASTQFAMVPMNLLPAGKTAAFVVHGAWSTKAYKEAKLFGDAVTIASSKESGFKSVPDLSKSALPDNTAYLHVTSNETIEGVQFDAFPETGEVPLIADMSSDILSRPLDVSKFSLIYAGAQKNLGPSGVTVVIAKDELVDKSPEHLATMLRYDTHAANNSLYNTPPSFSVYIMNLVLRWIESEGGLAGIERRNVEKTNLIYQAIDESEGFYRGHADAPYRSRMNITFRLSNEDDEKAFLKAADAAGFVGLKGHRSVGGCRASTYNAVPYEACAALAEFMHDFRRKRQ